A single genomic interval of Myxocyprinus asiaticus isolate MX2 ecotype Aquarium Trade chromosome 19, UBuf_Myxa_2, whole genome shotgun sequence harbors:
- the LOC127456761 gene encoding opsin-5-like isoform X2, producing MTAKRKSKLKPPELMTLNLAIFDFGISVTGKPFFVMSCFAHRWLFGWEGCWFYGWAGFFFGCGSLITMTIVSLDRYLKICHLRYGTWLKRHHALLCVVFIWFYAAFWATMPLVGWGSYAPEPFGTSCTLDWWLAQASVAGQSFVMSILFFCLVLPTGVIVFSYVMIIFKVKSSAKEVSHFDTRNKNNHNLEMKLTKVAMLICAGFLIAWIPYAVVSVVSAFGEPDSVPIPVSVVPTLLAKSSAMYNPIIYQVIDCKKNCAKSFCFQAWIKRKHYKTSRFFSISASLKERPANEVQIEI from the exons ATGACAGCCAAACGGAAGAGCAAGTTAAAGCCGCCAGAACTCATGACGCTGAATCTAGCTATATTCGACTTTGGCATATCAG ttACTGGAAAGCCATTCTTTGTGATGTCTTGTTTTGCCCATCGCTGGCTCTTTGGCTGGGAGGGTTGCTGGTTCTATGGCTGGGCTGGCTTTTTCTTTGGATGTGGCAGTCTCATTACTATGACAATCGTTAGCTTAGACCGCTACCTGAAAATCTGTCACTTAAGATATG GTACATGGCTCAAACGGCACCATGCTCTTCTCTGTGTGGTTTTCATTTGGTTCTATGCTGCTTTCTGGGCCACTATGCCACTTGTGGGCTGGGGTAGCTATGCACCTGAGCCGTTTGGCACCTCCTGCACACTGGACTGGTGGCTGGCCCAGGCCTCAGTGGCTGGCCAGAGCTTTGTTATGTCCATCCTCTTCTTCTGCCTTGTCCTCCCCACCGGTGTTATTGTCTTCTCCTATGTCATGATTATCTTTAAGGTGAAGTCCTCAGCCAAAGAAGTCTCTCATTTCGACACACGGAATAAGAACAACCACAACCTAGAGATGAAGTTGACTAAG GTGGCGATGTTGATCTGTGCGGGGTTTTTAATAGCTTGGATCCCTTATGCTGTAGTCTCGGTGGTGTCTGCTTTTGGGGAGCCTGATTCAGTGCCTATTCCAGTCTCTGTTGTACCGACTTTGCTGGCCAAGTCTTCTGCCATGTACAATCCAATCATATATCAAGTCATTGATTGTAAGAAGAACTGTGCAAAATCTTTCTGCTTTCAAGCTTGGATTAAAAGGAAACATTACAAAACATCACG GTTCTTTTCCATCTCTGCCTCCCTGAAAGAGAGACCAGCCAATGAAGTTCAAATTGAGATATGA
- the LOC127456761 gene encoding opsin-5-like isoform X1, with protein sequence MALLENETSIPSGYILHYRLRGDPFASKLSKEADIVAAFYILIIGILSTTGNGYVIYMTAKRKSKLKPPELMTLNLAIFDFGISVTGKPFFVMSCFAHRWLFGWEGCWFYGWAGFFFGCGSLITMTIVSLDRYLKICHLRYGTWLKRHHALLCVVFIWFYAAFWATMPLVGWGSYAPEPFGTSCTLDWWLAQASVAGQSFVMSILFFCLVLPTGVIVFSYVMIIFKVKSSAKEVSHFDTRNKNNHNLEMKLTKVAMLICAGFLIAWIPYAVVSVVSAFGEPDSVPIPVSVVPTLLAKSSAMYNPIIYQVIDCKKNCAKSFCFQAWIKRKHYKTSRFFSISASLKERPANEVQIEI encoded by the exons ATGGCCCTATTGGAGAATGAGACCTCAATTCCCTCCGGCTACATCCTGCACTACCGTCTCCGAGGGGATCCCTTTGCCTCTAAGCTGTCCAAGGAGGCAGACATAGTGGCTGCGTTCTACATCCTCATCATCG GTATCTTGTCAACCACTGGAAATGGCTATGTCATATACATGACAGCCAAACGGAAGAGCAAGTTAAAGCCGCCAGAACTCATGACGCTGAATCTAGCTATATTCGACTTTGGCATATCAG ttACTGGAAAGCCATTCTTTGTGATGTCTTGTTTTGCCCATCGCTGGCTCTTTGGCTGGGAGGGTTGCTGGTTCTATGGCTGGGCTGGCTTTTTCTTTGGATGTGGCAGTCTCATTACTATGACAATCGTTAGCTTAGACCGCTACCTGAAAATCTGTCACTTAAGATATG GTACATGGCTCAAACGGCACCATGCTCTTCTCTGTGTGGTTTTCATTTGGTTCTATGCTGCTTTCTGGGCCACTATGCCACTTGTGGGCTGGGGTAGCTATGCACCTGAGCCGTTTGGCACCTCCTGCACACTGGACTGGTGGCTGGCCCAGGCCTCAGTGGCTGGCCAGAGCTTTGTTATGTCCATCCTCTTCTTCTGCCTTGTCCTCCCCACCGGTGTTATTGTCTTCTCCTATGTCATGATTATCTTTAAGGTGAAGTCCTCAGCCAAAGAAGTCTCTCATTTCGACACACGGAATAAGAACAACCACAACCTAGAGATGAAGTTGACTAAG GTGGCGATGTTGATCTGTGCGGGGTTTTTAATAGCTTGGATCCCTTATGCTGTAGTCTCGGTGGTGTCTGCTTTTGGGGAGCCTGATTCAGTGCCTATTCCAGTCTCTGTTGTACCGACTTTGCTGGCCAAGTCTTCTGCCATGTACAATCCAATCATATATCAAGTCATTGATTGTAAGAAGAACTGTGCAAAATCTTTCTGCTTTCAAGCTTGGATTAAAAGGAAACATTACAAAACATCACG GTTCTTTTCCATCTCTGCCTCCCTGAAAGAGAGACCAGCCAATGAAGTTCAAATTGAGATATGA